One region of Triticum aestivum cultivar Chinese Spring chromosome 6B, IWGSC CS RefSeq v2.1, whole genome shotgun sequence genomic DNA includes:
- the LOC123136545 gene encoding uncharacterized protein — MEAGFSHGGGASSSSCWGKNGAWSKLRDEPYLARKDKSIMLIANVTAAPSIWTSFFLEGGSPPASASDRCMRHPFGRYAYTRYEWESEKAHTQDHHEQQAEAMAKTV, encoded by the exons ATGGAAGCAGGTTTTAGCCATGGTGGTGGGGCTTCATCAAGTTCTTGTTGGGGTAAAAATGGAGCATGGAGTAAGCTAAGAGATGAGCCATATTTGGCAAGGAAG GATAAGAGCATCATGTTAATAGCGAACGTAACAGCTGCACCATCAATTTGGACAAG TTTTTTTTTAGAAGGAGGAtcacccccagcctctgcatctgatAGATGCATGCGGCATCCATTTGGAAG GTATGCATACACAAGATACGAATGGGAGTCAGAGAAAGCGCATACACAAGATCATCACGAACAACAAGCAGAAGCTATGGCCAAAACAGTATAA
- the LOC123136544 gene encoding cinnamoyl-CoA reductase 1: MAVVVCVTGAGGFIGSWIVKLLLARGYAVRGTSRHADGPKNAHLWALDGAAERLTMVQVDLLDRASLRAAFDGCDGVIHTASPMHDTPEEIIEPVITGTLNVVEMAADAGVRRVVLSSTIGTMYMNPHRDPDAPLDESCWSDLDYCKQTKNWYCYAKTIAERGAWEAARALGLDLAVVIPVVTLGELLQPSMNTSTKHILKYLTGEAKAYVNESHAYVHVKDAAEAHVRVLEAPNAGGRRYVCAERTLHRGELCRILAGLFPEYPIPTRCKDEVNPPKKGYKYTNQPLKDLGIKFTPVQEYLYEAVKSLQEKGFIHKASGTKVPASRGSSLPQNSTAPMFMSKL; encoded by the exons ATGGCCGTCGTCGTCTGCGTCACCGGCGCCGGCGGCTTCATTGGCTCCTGGATCGTCAAGCTCCTCCTCGCCCGCGGCTACGCCGTCCGCGGCACCTCCCGCCACGCCG ATGGCCCCAAGAACGCGCACCTGTGGGCGCTCGACGGCGCGGCGGAGCGGCTGACGATGGTGCAGGTCGACCTGCTCGACCGGGCCAGCCTCCGCGCCGCCTTCGACGGATGCGACGGCGTCATCCACACCGCGTCGCCGATGCACGACACCCCC GAGGAGATCATCGAGCCGGTGATCACCGGGACGCTCAACGTCGTGGAGATGGCCGCCGACGCCGGCGTCCGGCGCGTGGTTCTGTCCTCCACCATCGGCACCATGTACATGAACCCCCACCGCGACCCGGACGCGCCGCTCGACGAGTCGTGCTGGAGCGACCTCGACTACTGCAAACAAACCAAG AACTGGTACTGCTACGCCAAGACGATCGCGGAGCGGGGCGCGTGGGAGGCGGCGCGGGCGCTGGGGCTGGACCTGGCGGTGGTGATCCCGGTGGTGACGCTCGGCGAGCTGCTGCAGCCGAGCATGAACACCAGCACCAAGCACATACTCAAGTACCTCACCGGCGAGGCCAAGGCGTACGTCAACGAGTCGCACGCCTACGTGCATGTCAAGGACGCCGCCGAGGCGCACGTCAGGGTGCTCGAGGCGCCCAATGCCGGGGGACGGCGCTACGTCTGCGCAGAGAGGACGCTGCATCGCGGCGAGCTCTGCCGGATCCTCGCCGGGCTCTTCCCGGAGTACCCGATTCCCACAAG ATGCAAGGACGAGGTGAATCCGCCAAAGAAGGGTTACAAGTACACCAACCAGCCTCTCAAGGACCTGGGCATCAAGTTCACCCCTGTGCAAGAATACCTCTATGAAGCGGTGAAATCTCTGCAAGAGAAGGGATTCATACACAAGGCTTCCGGCACCAAG GTGCCTGCTAGTAGAGGGAGCTCGCTGCCTCAGAATTCAACGGCGCCCATGTTTATGTCGAAACTTTGA